In Raphanus sativus cultivar WK10039 chromosome 5, ASM80110v3, whole genome shotgun sequence, the following proteins share a genomic window:
- the LOC130512620 gene encoding uncharacterized protein LOC130512620, with the protein MSDSRTASSDMTAWCSAVVLLSLILLLSVRENNASDSVRGSQFSEKPCEEIYVVGEGETLHTIGDKCGDPFIVERNPHIHDPDDVFPGLVLRIAPFYFSRKVKHI; encoded by the coding sequence ATGAGCGATTCAAGAACAGCATCTTCTGACATGACCGCTTGGTGTTCTGCTGTTGTGTTGTTGTCTTTGATACTTTTGTTATCAGTTCGTGAGAACAACGCTTCTGATTCGGTTAGAGGGTCTCAATTCTCAGAGAAACCTTGCGAAGAGATTTATGTCGTTGGAGAAGGAGAAACGCTTCACACCATCGGCGATAAATGCGGCGACCCTTTTATAGTTGAGAGAAACCCGCATATCCATGACCCGGATGACGTCTTCCCAGGTCTTGTTCTCAGGATCGCGCCCTTTTACTTCTCCAGGAAAgtgaaacatatataa
- the LOC108863502 gene encoding uncharacterized protein LOC108863502, translating to MARNLRWVVFIVLAVSCLVSTLEASEGDADPLYKSCVDQCQKTGCVGDNCFQHCKFSADGKAIDGPWYMQEPLYLRWKQWDCQSDCQYECMMTREEERKRNGEKPTKYFGKWPLKHVYGIQEPVSVALSALDLAIQFHGWVSYFILVYYNLPLQPNRKPYYEYNGLLHIYAMIVMNSLFWSGVCHSRDVALTERLDYSSATTLAGFSLILAIIRSFSIHDKSAKVMVTAPILVVVATHILYLNFYNLDEGLHRKVISGIGAVELVVWGVWAALTSHPSKWKLRAFFVSSILTMCLRMLDFQPYKGYVDAHALWRAAGIPLSYLWWSFVCDDAVFRTTVLLKKSK from the exons ATGGCGCGAAATCTGAGATGGGTTGTGTTTATTGTACTAGCGGTGTCGTGTCTTGTTTCAACACTGGAAGCGAGTGAAGGAGATGCTGATCCTCTTTACAA GTCATGTGTTGATCAATGTCAGAAAACTGGATGCGTGGGGGACAACTGCTTCCAGCACTGCAAATTCTCAGCCGATGGAAAAGCCATAGACGGTCCATGGTACATGCAAGAGCCACTTTACTTGCGTTGGAAACAATGGGACTGCCAGAGCGATTGCCAGTACGAATGCATGATGacgagagaagaagagaggaaacGTAACGGAGAGAAACCTACAAAGTACTTCGGTAAATGGCCACTCAAACATGTCTATGGAATCCAGGAACCCGTCTCCGTTGCTCTCTCTGCTCTTGACCTAGCCATACAGTTCCATGGATGGGTCTCCTACTTCATCCTCGTTTACTATAACTTGCCTCTCCAGCCTAACCGCAAACCTTACTACGAGTACAACGGTTTATTGCATATCTATGCTATGATCGTAATGAACTCACTCTTCTGGAGTGGTGTCTGTCACAGCAG AGATGTTGCATTGACAGAGAGGCTAGATTACTCTTCAGCCACAACACTAGCTGGATTCTCGCTTATTCTAGCTATAATCAGGTCTTTTAGTATACATGATAAATCTGCAAAAGTCATGGTTACTGCACCTATTCTTGTAGTTGTAGCTACTCATATTCTCTACCTCAATTTCTACAACCTTGATGAAG GACTTCACCGGAAAGTTATATCCGGAATAGGAGCGGTGGAGCTAGTGGTGTGGGGTGTATGGGCGGCTTTAACGTCGCATCCATCAAAGTGGAAGCTAAGAGCTTTCTTTGTCTCGAGCATACTCACAATGTGTCTTAGGATGCTCGATTTCCAACCGTACAAAGGCTATGTTGATGCTCATGCTCTCTGGCGAGCTGCAGGGATCCCTCTCTCTTATCTTTGGTGGAGTTTTGTCTGCGACGACGCCGTTTTCAGGACCACTGTTCTTCTCAAGAAGTCAAAGtga
- the LOC130512626 gene encoding uncharacterized protein LOC130512626 isoform X2, with protein MNLNHLTRTHVASKLQKYRKFWKKVKDESAEKARKAMISNTRSSCYINPQRSYNYKTSLSNKNLCNHQRGYGLGQYNHTMNNNAGFHGSVNFMNRRPTNNSQTVSNFLPRRGSLGVLNGIKEEMGSMSGTSQESQAHKFGQYGTTSGVLGMNSNLSTGTMGSNYAGIRIGEKGDVFGPDGLRVYVKENASLGGMRVTGNDNGSLGGIRLHATSNGSFGGARVQGNSNYGKVHGTSNVSLGGTRVQGNDIGFLNEIRVHGTSSGSLGGTRVQGNDNGFLDEIRVHGNRNGSFGEIRVHGNDSFGGLRVNSTDNGNGSLDRVIVHGNSNVNGSLGGINVHGTGNGSLGGIQVHGNASLGENLSGMNWNFNNNNMMSNHGSSTGRFPSALSSFFDNKDQSHNYLKAQTSGVVPVLENPIISNNYHGINEFYPDTINSEFDHNQQGKATGENPEVPTAYPLENLSNGNYNEETLNTVAPNSEMYFPTDQNMIITNQEYGVEDLMELPLSFDQDCDDENSLKFLLEDDMN; from the exons ATGAACCTGAACCACTTAACAAGAACACATGTAGCCAGCAAATTACAG AAGTACAGAAAGTTTTGGAAAAAAGTTAAGGATGAGAGCGCAGAAAAGGCAAGAAAAGCTATGATCTCCAACACTCGATCATCATGCTACATCAACCCACAACGCTCTTACAACTACAAGACAAGCCTAAGCAACAAGAATCTTTGCAATCACCAACGTGGCTATGGTCTTGGTCAATATAACCACACGATGAACAACAATGCTGGTTTTCATGGCTCTGTCAACTTCATGAACCGTAGACCCACCAACAATTCTCAAACAGTATCCAACTTTTTGCCTAGGAGAGGCAGCCTTGGGGTTTTGAATGGAATAAAAGAGGAAATGGGAAGCATGTCTGGAACATCTCAAGAGTCCCAAGCTCATAAGTTTGGACAATATGGTACAACAAGCGGTGTTTTGGGTATGAACTCTAATCTTAGTACTGGAACAATGGGTAGTAATTACGCTGGGATCAGAATAGGTGAGAAGGGAGATGTATTTGGACCTGATGGACTAAGAGTTTATGTCAAAGAGAATGCGTCTCTTGGTGGAATGAGAGTTACTGGTAATGATAATGGTTCTCTTGGTGGGATAAGACTTCATGCTACTAGTAATGGTTCTTTTGGTGGAGCAAGAGTTCAAGGTAATAGTAATTATGGCAAAGTCCATGGTACTAGTAATGTCTCTTTAGGTGGAACAAGAGTTCAAGGTAATGATATTGGCTTTCTTAATGAAATAAGAGTCCATGGTACTAGTAGTGGATCTCTAGGTGGAACAAGAGTTCAAGGTAATGATAATGGTTTTCTTGATGAAATACGAGTCCATGGTAATCGTAATGGTTCTTTTGGTGAGATAAGAGTTCACGGTAATGACTCTTTTGGTGGACTAAGAGTTAATAGTACCGATAATGGTAATGGCTCTCTTGATAGAGTTATAGTTCATGGTAATAGCAATGTTAATGGCTCCCTTGGTGGAATCAATGTTCATGGTACTGGTAATGGTTCTCTTGGTGGGATACAAGTTCATGGTAATGCATCTCTTGGTGAAAATTTGAGTGGCATGAACTGGaacttcaacaacaacaacatgatgAGTAACCATGGAAGTTCAACTGGAAGGTTTCCTTCTGCATTGTCATCGTTCTTTGACAATAAGGATCAGTCACATAACTACTTGAAAGCTCAAACCAGTGGTGTGGTTCCTGTTCTAGAGAATCCAATAATATCTAATAATTATCATGGCATCAACGAGTTTTATCCGGATACAATTAACTCGGAGTTTGATCATAATCAG CAAGGTAAAGCGACTGGTGAAAATCCTGAGGTGCCTACCGCTTATCCTCTTGAAAACCTAAGTAAC GGTAACTATAATGAAGAAACATTGAACACTGTTGCTCCTAATTCGGAAATGTATTTTCCTACTGATCAGAATATGATCATTACAAATCAG GAATATGGTGTTGAAGATTTGATGGAACTCCCATTGTCATTCGATCAG GATTGTGACGATGAAAACTCCCTGAAGTTTTTACTCGAGGATGACatgaactaa
- the LOC130512626 gene encoding uncharacterized protein LOC130512626 isoform X1, which translates to MNLNHLTRTHVASKLQKYRKFWKKVKDESAEKARKAMISNTRSSCYINPQRSYNYKTSLSNKNLCNHQRGYGLGQYNHTMNNNAGFHGSVNFMNRRPTNNSQTVSNFLPRRGSLGVLNGIKEEMGSMSGTSQESQAHKFGQYGTTSGVLGMNSNLSTGTMGSNYAGIRIGEKGDVFGPDGLRVYVKENASLGGMRVTGNDNGSLGGIRLHATSNGSFGGARVQGNSNYGKVHGTSNVSLGGTRVQGNDIGFLNEIRVHGTSSGSLGGTRVQGNDNGFLDEIRVHGNRNGSFGEIRVHGNDSFGGLRVNSTDNGNGSLDRVIVHGNSNVNGSLGGINVHGTGNGSLGGIQVHGNASLGENLSGMNWNFNNNNMMSNHGSSTGRFPSALSSFFDNKDQSHNYLKAQTSGVVPVLENPIISNNYHGINEFYPDTINSEFDHNQQQGKATGENPEVPTAYPLENLSNGNYNEETLNTVAPNSEMYFPTDQNMIITNQEYGVEDLMELPLSFDQDCDDENSLKFLLEDDMN; encoded by the exons ATGAACCTGAACCACTTAACAAGAACACATGTAGCCAGCAAATTACAG AAGTACAGAAAGTTTTGGAAAAAAGTTAAGGATGAGAGCGCAGAAAAGGCAAGAAAAGCTATGATCTCCAACACTCGATCATCATGCTACATCAACCCACAACGCTCTTACAACTACAAGACAAGCCTAAGCAACAAGAATCTTTGCAATCACCAACGTGGCTATGGTCTTGGTCAATATAACCACACGATGAACAACAATGCTGGTTTTCATGGCTCTGTCAACTTCATGAACCGTAGACCCACCAACAATTCTCAAACAGTATCCAACTTTTTGCCTAGGAGAGGCAGCCTTGGGGTTTTGAATGGAATAAAAGAGGAAATGGGAAGCATGTCTGGAACATCTCAAGAGTCCCAAGCTCATAAGTTTGGACAATATGGTACAACAAGCGGTGTTTTGGGTATGAACTCTAATCTTAGTACTGGAACAATGGGTAGTAATTACGCTGGGATCAGAATAGGTGAGAAGGGAGATGTATTTGGACCTGATGGACTAAGAGTTTATGTCAAAGAGAATGCGTCTCTTGGTGGAATGAGAGTTACTGGTAATGATAATGGTTCTCTTGGTGGGATAAGACTTCATGCTACTAGTAATGGTTCTTTTGGTGGAGCAAGAGTTCAAGGTAATAGTAATTATGGCAAAGTCCATGGTACTAGTAATGTCTCTTTAGGTGGAACAAGAGTTCAAGGTAATGATATTGGCTTTCTTAATGAAATAAGAGTCCATGGTACTAGTAGTGGATCTCTAGGTGGAACAAGAGTTCAAGGTAATGATAATGGTTTTCTTGATGAAATACGAGTCCATGGTAATCGTAATGGTTCTTTTGGTGAGATAAGAGTTCACGGTAATGACTCTTTTGGTGGACTAAGAGTTAATAGTACCGATAATGGTAATGGCTCTCTTGATAGAGTTATAGTTCATGGTAATAGCAATGTTAATGGCTCCCTTGGTGGAATCAATGTTCATGGTACTGGTAATGGTTCTCTTGGTGGGATACAAGTTCATGGTAATGCATCTCTTGGTGAAAATTTGAGTGGCATGAACTGGaacttcaacaacaacaacatgatgAGTAACCATGGAAGTTCAACTGGAAGGTTTCCTTCTGCATTGTCATCGTTCTTTGACAATAAGGATCAGTCACATAACTACTTGAAAGCTCAAACCAGTGGTGTGGTTCCTGTTCTAGAGAATCCAATAATATCTAATAATTATCATGGCATCAACGAGTTTTATCCGGATACAATTAACTCGGAGTTTGATCATAATCAG CAGCAAGGTAAAGCGACTGGTGAAAATCCTGAGGTGCCTACCGCTTATCCTCTTGAAAACCTAAGTAAC GGTAACTATAATGAAGAAACATTGAACACTGTTGCTCCTAATTCGGAAATGTATTTTCCTACTGATCAGAATATGATCATTACAAATCAG GAATATGGTGTTGAAGATTTGATGGAACTCCCATTGTCATTCGATCAG GATTGTGACGATGAAAACTCCCTGAAGTTTTTACTCGAGGATGACatgaactaa
- the LOC108862176 gene encoding protein IQ-DOMAIN 23 produces MGFFGRLFGSKKQDSSTNRRRWSFATRSSKPAASSSSSKRRSYPSAEASSVNEEENGDKHAIAVAAATAAVAEAALAAAHAAAEVVRLTSGTGGRNGGGSSNRRWAQEYLAAVKIQSAFRGYLARRALRALKALVKLQALVRGHIVRKQTADMFRRMQTLVRLQAQARTRASRSSHSSASFHSSTALLFPSSTPSPRSLHTRSLSNAEAIPMDHHRGSSKRVDWQTEEDVDKILEVDTWKPRLHHHPKPLRSERNNESPRKRQQSLLAPRSTENSPQVGSSGSRRRTPFTPTTTRSEYSWGCSNYYYSGYHPNYMANTESYKAKVRSQSAPKQRLEVSNETSGYKKSVQGQYYYYTAVAEESLDVGSPGYYGGEGGGGGGGSERLNRNQSEKTRMRSSFLV; encoded by the exons ATGGGCTTTTTCGGGAGACTTTTCGGGAGTAAGAAGCAGGACTCGTCGACCAACAGACGGAGGTGGAGCTTCGCCACCAGATCTTCCAAACCGGCGGCTTCTTCAAGCTCAAGCAAGAGACGCTCGTATCCGTCGGCGGAAGCTTCGTCGGTGAATGAGGAGGAAAACGGCGACAAACATGCGATAGCCGTAGCAGCTGCGACCGCCGCGGTGGCGGAAGCTGCTCTAGCTGCTGCTCATGCTGCGGCGGAGGTTGTGAGACTCACGAGCGGAACCGGCGGGAGAAACGGCGGAGGGAGTAGTAACCGTCGGTGGGCTCAGGAGTATTTAGCGGCGGTGAAGATTCAATCTGCTTTCCGTGGTTATCTG GCGAGGAGAGCACTAAGAGCACTAAAGGCACTAGTGAAGCTTCAAGCATTAGTGAGAGGACACATAGTGAGAAAGCAAACTGCAGATATGTTTCGAAGGATGCAGACTCTGGTCCGTCTCCAAGCACAAGCTCGTACACGAGCCTCACGTTCCTCTCACTCCTCTGCTTCATTCCACTCCTCAACCGCTCTACTCTTCCCTTCTTCCACTCCTTCTCCTCGTTCCCTCCACACCCGCTCCCTTTCAAACGCCGAAGCCATCCCTATGGACCACCACCGCGGCAGCTCCAAACGCGTGGATTGGCAAACCGAGGAAGACGTGGACAAGATCCTAGAAGTCGACACTTGGAAGCCACGTCTACATCATCATCCTAAGCCGCTACGTTCGGAGAGAAACAACGAGTCTCCGAGGAAAAGACAGCAGTCTCTATTGGCTCCGAGAAGTACAGAGAATAGTCCTCAAGTTGGGTCTAGTGGCTCGAGGAGAAGAACCCCGTTTACGCCCACGACGACAAGAAGCGAGTATTCTTGGGGGTGTAGTAACTATTACTACTCGGGTTATCACCCGAACTACATGGCTAACACGGAGTCTTACAAAGCTAAAGTCCGGTCACAAAGCGCGCCGAAGCAGAGACTTGAGGTCTCTAACGAGACCAGTGGATACAAGAAGTCTGTTCAGGGACAGTATTATTACTACACGGCGGTTGCGGAGGAGAGTTTGGACGTTGGAAGCCCTGGTTACTacggaggagaaggaggaggaggaggaggaggttctgAACGATTGAATCGGAACCAGAGCGAGAAGACAAGGATGCGTTCTTCGTTTCTTGTTTag
- the LOC130494287 gene encoding putative non-specific lipid-transfer protein 14 isoform X1, translating to MTRLFSPVVLVSLFLSLSSAICSATVENAADCVAVGTLISSCTEFVNYGYPDPVPGSSCCDAMTVLGTYSDSSDKRRWLCNCFIDLISVYNSNATAISTLSGFCGIVLGFTIDPNTDCNFEEGKGQDFGCGSN from the exons ATGACGAGATTATTCTCTCCAGTAGTGTTGGTGTCTCTCTTCTTATCACTCTCATCAGCTATATGTTCAGCCACCGTTGAAAACGCGGCGGACTGTGTAGCCGTCGGAACGCTGATATCCTCCTGCACTGAGTTTGTGAATTACGGCTACCCGGATCCTGTACCCGGTTCAAGCTGCTGCGACGCGATGACAGTCCTCGGAACTTACTCTGATTCTTCTGACAAGAGACGCTGGCTCTGTAACTGCTTCATTGATCTCATCAGTGTCTATAACTCAAACGCCACCGCCATCTCTACCTTGTCTGGCTTCTGCGGCATCGTTTTGGGCTTCACCATCGACCCTAACACCGACTGCAACTT TGAAGAAGGCAAGGGACAAGACTTTGGTTGTGGATCAAACTGA
- the LOC130494287 gene encoding putative non-specific lipid-transfer protein 14 isoform X2, whose amino-acid sequence MTRLFSPVVLVSLFLSLSSAICSATVENAADCVAVGTLISSCTEFVNYGYPDPVPGSSCCDAMTVLGTYSDSSDKRRWLCNCFIDLISVYNSNATAISTLSGFCGIVLGFTIDPNTDCNFIQ is encoded by the exons ATGACGAGATTATTCTCTCCAGTAGTGTTGGTGTCTCTCTTCTTATCACTCTCATCAGCTATATGTTCAGCCACCGTTGAAAACGCGGCGGACTGTGTAGCCGTCGGAACGCTGATATCCTCCTGCACTGAGTTTGTGAATTACGGCTACCCGGATCCTGTACCCGGTTCAAGCTGCTGCGACGCGATGACAGTCCTCGGAACTTACTCTGATTCTTCTGACAAGAGACGCTGGCTCTGTAACTGCTTCATTGATCTCATCAGTGTCTATAACTCAAACGCCACCGCCATCTCTACCTTGTCTGGCTTCTGCGGCATCGTTTTGGGCTTCACCATCGACCCTAACACCGACTGCAACTT caTTCAGTGA
- the LOC108857243 gene encoding mitochondrial inner membrane protein OXA1, translated as MAAFRRALSIRSTLTGRQPYQLAFHIIPRDNDHEESSSFTSQRSYHSFLHQQRSSSSSIINSHLSHFPGGGGGGLHVPASASAFAFYRYMSSAHGVGSDKIGVINDIAEVITDSATLQDAPAQAAAAVGEVALAANDSFLPIAALQHCIDMVHCYTGLEWWASIVLATVLIRSSTVPLLIKQMKDTMKLSLMKPRLEAIREDMQNKGMDQVTMAEGQKKMKNLFKEYGVTPFTPMKGMLIQGPLFICFFLAIRNMAEKVPSFQTGGALWFTDLTTPDSLYILPVITALTFLITVELNAQEGMEGNPMAGTIKNVFRGFALLTVPMTMSFPQAIFCYWITSNLFSLTYGLVIKRPQVKKMLKIPELPPPPPGQQPSFDLFAALKKMKAMTQDHTENQAQQPSSPVNPRISSASMSPVSRRLKALESQVKGRKKNSSKKR; from the exons ATGGCAGCTTTCAGGCGAGCCTTATCTATTAGGTCCACCCTTACCGGTCGACAACCGTATCAACTAGCTTTCCACATCATCCCTCGCGACAATGATCATGAAGAGAGTTCTTCATTCACTTCTCAAAGAAGTTACCATAGCTTCCTTCACCAACAaagatcctcctcctcctctatcATCAACTCACACCTCTCCCATTTtcctggaggaggaggaggaggcttaCATGTGCCTGCTTCCGCCTCTGCTTTTGCTTTCTATCGCTATATGTCAAGTGCGCATGGTGTTGGTTCCGATAAAATTGGTGTGATCAACGACATCGCTGAAGTCATAACCGACTCAGCAACGTTGCAAGATGCGCCAGCTCAGGCTGCTGCTGCAGTCGGTGAAGTTGCACTTGCGGCTAATGACTCTTTCTTGCCTATTGCGGCTCTTCAGCATTGCATTGATATGGTTCATTGTTACACTGGTTTGGAGTG GTGGGCATCCATTGTTTTAGCAACAGTTTTGATCCGGTCTTCAACAGTTCCTCTCTTGATCAAACAAATGAAAGACACTATGAAGTTATCC CTGATGAAGCCACGATTGGAAGCCATTCGCGAGGATATGCAAAACAAG GGAATGGACCAGGTTACAATGGCAGAAGGtcaaaagaagatgaagaatctGTTTAAAGA ATATGGAGTGACTCCATTCACCCCAATGAAAGGGATGCTTATTCAGGGACCTCTCTTCATCTGCTTTTTCCTTGCT ATACGAAACATGGCAGAGAAGGTACCTTCGTTCCAAACCGGAGGTGCTTTATGGTTTACCGATCTAACCACACCTGACAGCTTATACATCTTACCGGTTATAACAGCGTTGACATTCTTGATAACCGTTGAG TTAAATGCACAAGAAGGCATGGAAGGAAACCCAATGGCAGGCACTATAAAAAACGTTTTCCGGGGTTTCGCTCTCCTCACAGTCCCAATGACAATGAGTTTCCCAcag GCCATATTTTGTTATTGGATCACTTCCAACCTCTTCTCTCTCACGTATGGACTTG TGATTAAGCGTCCTCAAGTGAAGAAGATGTTAAAGATACCTGAACTGCCTCCACCTCCTCCAGGTCAACAACCTTCCTTTGACCTGTTCGCAGCTCTGAAGAAAATGAAAGCCATGACACAGGACCATACCGAGAACCAGGCTCAACAACCATCTTCGCCAGTAAACCCGAGGATCTCTTCAGCGTCCATGAGTCCTGTTAGTAGGAGGCTCAAGGCTTTGGAGAGCCAAGTTAAGGGAAGGAAGAAGAACAGCAGCAAGAAGAGGTGA
- the LOC108857244 gene encoding protein BROTHER of FT and TFL 1-like produces the protein MSREIEPLIVGRVIGDVIEMFNPSVTMRVTYSSNTIVSNGHELAPSLLLSKPRVEVGGHDLRSFFTLIMMDPDAPSPSNPYMREYLHWMVTDIPGTTDASFGREMVRYETPKPVIGIHRYAFVLFRQRGRQTVKAAPARRECFNTRDFSAFFGLSLPVAAVYFNAQRETAPRRRPSY, from the exons ATGTCCAGAGAAATAGAACCACTAATAGTGGGAAGAGTGATAGGAGATGTCATAGAAATGTTCAATCCAAGTGTGACTATGAGAGTCACTTACAGTTCCAATACAATCGTCTCCAATGGCCATGAGCTCGCTCCTTCTCTTCTGCTCTCTAAGCCTCGTGTCGAAGTTGGCGGCCATGATCTCCGTTCATTCTTCACCTTA ATCATGATGGACCCTGATGCCCCCAGTCCTAGTAATCCTTACATGCGTGAATATCTGCATTG GATGGTGACAGACATTCCCGGGACAACCGATGCTTCTTTTG GGAGAGAGATGGTGAGATATGAAACGCCTAAACCGGTGATTGGGATACACAGATACGCGTTTGTGCTGTTCAGACAGAGAGGGAGGCAAACGGTGAAGGCGGCACCTGCAAGAAGGGAATGTTTCAACACAAGAGACTTCTCTGCTTTCTTTGGTCTTTCTCTACCTGTTGCCGCTGTTTACTTCAACGCCCAACGTGAAACTGCTCCTCGAAGACGTCCTTCTTACTAA